A single region of the Anaerolineales bacterium genome encodes:
- a CDS encoding UbiA family prenyltransferase, which yields MSVIIIRQPAPLIVLFTNHADAWGVTFILSSVCIWLGGGFSLGGLLLAGNIAATAWFTFALNDLFDAPSDAADEAKRQRNAFIGRASAWWVRGGMGVVGMGIGLLFARYGQQGMAIFAGALLIGWAYSAPPIRLKRRPGLDLLTHALGVQTLPYVATLLLCGRGVIGADIAMIGVLVLNSLGAQIEQQLRDYEVDRRTEGNFTIWVGRARARRVLYAATVGIGLIALWHASQGMFPAYLAPFALAGLPLLLHRFTRSLETPRSEGGVRVAVGIALLYAAGVWVVLSRM from the coding sequence ATGAGCGTAATAATTATCCGCCAACCGGCGCCATTGATTGTTCTTTTTACAAACCATGCCGATGCATGGGGGGTGACCTTCATCCTATCCAGCGTCTGTATCTGGTTGGGTGGGGGGTTTTCGCTTGGGGGGCTTCTCTTGGCGGGGAACATCGCCGCCACCGCCTGGTTCACCTTTGCCCTTAACGATTTGTTCGATGCCCCCTCTGATGCTGCCGACGAGGCAAAACGCCAGCGCAATGCCTTTATCGGGCGGGCTTCGGCGTGGTGGGTGCGGGGCGGGATGGGCGTCGTTGGCATGGGCATTGGATTGCTTTTCGCTCGTTATGGGCAGCAGGGGATGGCTATCTTTGCCGGGGCGCTTCTGATTGGGTGGGCATATTCCGCCCCCCCAATTCGCCTCAAGCGGCGTCCCGGGCTTGATCTTTTGACACATGCCCTGGGTGTTCAAACCCTCCCTTATGTGGCAACCCTCCTCCTCTGCGGGCGGGGCGTGATTGGCGCGGACATCGCCATGATTGGGGTGTTGGTCTTAAACTCTTTAGGAGCGCAAATAGAGCAGCAGCTTCGTGATTATGAAGTGGATCGGCGCACCGAGGGAAACTTCACCATTTGGGTGGGGCGGGCGCGGGCGCGGCGCGTCCTCTATGCGGCAACGGTAGGGATCGGGCTGATAGCCCTTTGGCACGCCTCGCAGGGGATGTTTCCGGCTTACCTTGCCCCCTTTGCCCTTGCTGGATTGCCCCTTTTGCTTCATCGCTTCACACGCTCGTTGGAAACACCGCGCTCCGAAGGGGGCGTCCGTGTGGCGGTGGGCATCGCCCTTCTTTACGCAGCGGGCGTATGGGTTGTCTTAAGCCGCATGTGA
- a CDS encoding MFS transporter, whose protein sequence is MPRPTAKPPNLWLTFVLICTPILIGSIDLTAIVVVLPQATLDILGPRGLERADAALWTVTAYLLAYTISLAVMGRLSDVLPRRRVFLACIVIFIIGALWAGTATGFPLQVISTLPFFPDRDMLPLISLIIGRVIQAIGAGASVSVGMALVGDLFPPERRARPISLIGAVDSMGWVIGNLYAGLLLQILPSWRWLFLINAGIALIALILTVIALRGYPEQPLPSTTSSIPLRGVRHFDWGGAFFFAAALITLTLGAESIGKAASLPFLLSSAILFVIFFLLQARLKSALIDLRFIFGRRVRAALVVNLIIGLSLILFVAGVPLMINLRVVFLKGEGLLSGALQAGLMLSALTIPLVAGVIVGERRYHRVGAAIPIALGLLLTIIGFCLTTFWTYTAPTILIAIPLAIAGAGLGLTMGPLSLIVIDKAKESERGLASSIVLVMRLLGMTIGTPLAATLTLSHAGTWAWERAAILNPIFQPVARSMLVPPMAVEALMQVLLIGALVCTVGLVLFYLLQALWNILVHGVGVLLTGMLPVVGMVALVVVIAAVSTLAAPAVVPNPVARQLPADVELYIGVNIQQVFLLNSKRPLDAVVNTLEGIIASANPAPASAAPPEKSSPDGETPTGVEGGQDTPPLPDQPPDTPTDIIVKFLFQPRRWQQGDYAPFCPPGIPEGDYQWCFNNSLLSWIGPQAAFALFPTPSETGGADTIGAANRDYLFAFQATNRNNAVKFIAALAEALRESPPVELRPNVHLLAINVGRAQARSVAVTDAYVLIGTPGAIQRTLERTQPTLAEQSQYKEVIGELPTDGFATLFYRAESILASMRPVLFTALPSERVAALIRLLTQLSPPIFAVNASDPIRVGVALRVNETRLMLTTSAHFPFDLTWIQKSAVPLGRLNLVSDDARAWIAFHLNLAQMVKDADIGAFLEMIARESGDATLQGALSNPLIRTPILNFVRTMQGVFVHAEGTTILSVQPDGATLIAPLLDTAEESAAVAVRRLLPMLQLTAQVASVAGIPVTISETPLPEGGTVVTLSGALLPVTLHYTLTVDNLLVVRLGGTPAAVRIIPGTLGVGRVKQAFGEALTRGLYGFITPPSSAAPAPLLFGGSIRGRTVRIDAVLVTD, encoded by the coding sequence ATGCCACGCCCAACAGCGAAACCGCCTAATCTCTGGCTCACCTTTGTTTTGATCTGCACACCGATTCTGATCGGGTCAATCGATCTGACGGCGATTGTCGTCGTCTTGCCGCAGGCAACGCTCGATATTTTGGGTCCGCGTGGGTTAGAACGGGCAGATGCTGCGCTCTGGACGGTGACCGCCTACCTTCTTGCCTATACGATTAGCCTTGCCGTGATGGGACGCCTGAGCGATGTCCTCCCCCGCCGTCGTGTGTTCCTCGCTTGCATCGTGATCTTCATTATTGGGGCGCTGTGGGCGGGAACAGCGACCGGTTTTCCCCTACAGGTGATCAGCACACTCCCCTTTTTCCCAGATCGAGACATGCTCCCGCTCATTTCCTTGATCATCGGGCGGGTCATTCAAGCCATCGGCGCGGGGGCGAGTGTTTCGGTGGGCATGGCGCTGGTTGGCGATCTGTTTCCCCCAGAGCGCCGCGCCCGCCCGATTAGTTTGATCGGCGCTGTTGATTCGATGGGCTGGGTGATTGGCAATCTCTACGCCGGGCTGCTGCTGCAAATCCTTCCCTCGTGGCGCTGGTTGTTCCTCATTAACGCTGGCATCGCACTGATCGCCCTCATTCTGACCGTGATCGCCTTGCGTGGTTACCCCGAACAGCCCCTCCCATCGACAACCAGCAGCATCCCGCTGCGGGGGGTGCGCCATTTCGATTGGGGCGGGGCGTTCTTTTTTGCCGCCGCCCTGATCACGCTCACGCTTGGCGCAGAATCGATTGGAAAAGCGGCGTCGCTCCCCTTTCTCCTCAGCAGTGCGATTTTGTTCGTGATTTTTTTCCTGTTGCAAGCCCGTTTGAAAAGCGCTCTGATCGACTTGCGATTCATCTTTGGGCGGCGGGTGCGTGCTGCGCTGGTGGTGAATCTGATCATCGGCTTGTCGTTGATCCTCTTTGTGGCGGGCGTCCCGCTGATGATCAATCTGCGCGTTGTGTTCCTTAAGGGGGAAGGGCTGCTGAGTGGGGCGCTGCAAGCCGGATTGATGCTCTCCGCCCTGACGATTCCCCTGGTTGCCGGCGTTATCGTTGGGGAACGGCGCTATCATCGTGTTGGAGCGGCAATCCCTATCGCCCTCGGCTTACTCTTGACGATCATCGGGTTTTGCCTGACCACATTTTGGACATACACCGCCCCGACAATCCTCATTGCCATCCCTCTGGCGATTGCCGGAGCGGGGTTAGGGCTGACGATGGGTCCGCTCAGTTTGATCGTCATTGACAAGGCAAAAGAATCTGAGCGAGGCTTGGCGTCCTCTATCGTCCTCGTCATGCGCTTGTTGGGGATGACCATCGGGACGCCGCTTGCAGCCACCCTGACCCTGAGCCATGCGGGAACATGGGCGTGGGAACGGGCAGCCATTCTCAACCCCATTTTTCAGCCTGTTGCCCGTTCAATGCTCGTCCCGCCTATGGCGGTGGAAGCGCTTATGCAAGTCCTCTTGATCGGGGCGCTTGTTTGCACCGTTGGCTTGGTATTGTTCTACCTACTTCAGGCATTATGGAATATCTTGGTGCATGGGGTGGGCGTCTTGCTGACGGGGATGCTCCCAGTGGTGGGAATGGTTGCCCTGGTCGTGGTCATTGCGGCGGTAAGTACCCTTGCCGCGCCAGCCGTTGTGCCGAATCCCGTTGCCCGCCAACTTCCGGCTGATGTTGAACTTTACATTGGGGTGAATATCCAGCAAGTCTTTTTGTTGAACAGCAAACGCCCGCTGGATGCTGTGGTGAACACACTGGAGGGGATCATTGCCTCGGCAAACCCCGCCCCCGCCAGCGCCGCCCCTCCCGAAAAGTCATCTCCCGATGGAGAAACCCCTACTGGCGTTGAGGGCGGGCAAGATACTCCCCCCCTCCCTGACCAACCACCTGACACCCCAACCGATATTATTGTGAAATTCCTGTTCCAACCGCGCCGCTGGCAGCAGGGAGATTATGCGCCATTCTGCCCACCCGGAATTCCAGAGGGCGATTACCAATGGTGTTTCAACAACAGCCTGTTAAGCTGGATTGGACCGCAAGCGGCGTTCGCCTTATTTCCTACCCCTAGCGAAACGGGCGGCGCGGACACCATCGGCGCCGCCAACCGTGACTATCTTTTCGCCTTCCAAGCCACAAATCGCAACAATGCGGTGAAGTTCATCGCGGCATTGGCGGAAGCGCTCCGTGAATCGCCGCCAGTGGAACTTCGCCCCAACGTTCACCTGCTGGCGATCAATGTGGGGAGGGCGCAAGCGCGATCTGTGGCGGTGACCGATGCTTATGTCCTGATTGGTACACCGGGGGCAATTCAGCGGACGCTCGAACGGACACAGCCAACGCTTGCCGAACAGTCGCAATACAAAGAGGTGATTGGCGAGTTGCCCACAGACGGGTTCGCCACGCTCTTTTATCGTGCAGAGTCGATCCTTGCCAGTATGCGTCCGGTGTTGTTCACTGCGCTCCCCTCAGAGCGCGTGGCGGCGTTGATCCGCCTTCTGACACAGCTTTCACCGCCCATCTTCGCCGTCAATGCGTCCGATCCAATACGGGTGGGGGTTGCTTTGCGGGTGAACGAAACGCGCCTGATGCTGACAACCTCGGCACACTTTCCCTTTGACCTAACATGGATTCAGAAATCAGCCGTCCCACTTGGGCGGCTAAACCTTGTCTCGGACGATGCGCGGGCGTGGATTGCCTTCCACCTCAATCTTGCTCAGATGGTCAAAGACGCTGATATTGGCGCGTTCTTAGAGATGATCGCCCGCGAAAGCGGCGATGCTACCTTGCAAGGGGCATTGAGCAACCCCTTGATTCGCACCCCAATCCTGAACTTTGTGCGGACGATGCAGGGTGTCTTTGTCCATGCCGAAGGGACGACGATTCTTTCCGTTCAGCCCGATGGGGCAACCCTGATCGCACCGCTGCTTGATACCGCCGAGGAAAGCGCAGCGGTGGCGGTGCGCCGTCTGCTGCCGATGCTCCAACTGACCGCGCAGGTGGCGAGTGTGGCGGGCATACCCGTAACAATCAGCGAGACACCCCTGCCTGAGGGTGGAACTGTCGTGACGCTCAGCGGGGCGTTACTGCCCGTGACGCTTCATTACACGTTGACGGTAGATAATCTCTTAGTTGTCAGGTTGGGGGGCACTCCGGCAGCGGTGCGCATCATCCCAGGCACGTTGGGGGTTGGGCGTGTCAAACAAGCCTTTGGTGAGGCGTTGACACGTGGGTTGTATGGCTTTATTACGCCGCCTTCCAGCGCAGCCCCTGCCCCACTTTTGTTCGGCGGCTCAATACGCGGGCGCACGGTGCGTATTGACGCTGTATTGGTAACTGATTAA
- the mutS gene encoding DNA mismatch repair protein MutS encodes MSDDLTPMRQQYLDIKGQYPDKLLLFRLGDFYEAFDGDAEIIARELDLTLTARPNKNGKIPMAGVPHHAVDGYIARLVEKGFHVVVADQMEPPGKKLVRREVTRVITPGTVVAPEMLEQRRNNYLLALYPEADTEGKTWTRVGIAYCDITTGEFAATQIGGRDPKTGGGQEATVSVLEELARLAPREVLLPKVWVEAGVSLPAGAFLTAQPDQRFLLPFAQKTILTHFAARTLDGFGLGDKPLAVGAAGAILAYIGETMKASLPTITALRAYDTSGYMVLDANTRRNLELTETMRTGKVRGSLLGILDRTATPMGGRLLRTWIAQPLLDVGRLNARLDAVTCLFEEGRRRAEVIEALKPIADIERLTSRILSKIATPRDLLALQGSLGCVPDLKQAIFDAPALYNLRDRLDHVPHVAALIEAAISENPPNVLNERVGVIRPGYSPELDQITANTRHARDWIADLEGQERQRTGIKSLKVGFNKVTGYYIEVSHANAERVPADYIRKQTLTNAERYITPDLKDYETLVLNAEERMIALEAELFHALCAEIARAAPALLMTARAVAHLDAFAALAEVAVREGYSRPEITTDDVLIIQDGRHPVVEKLLEGAPYIPNDHHFDPEQRVHLITGPNMAGKSTAIRQVAVITLMAQVGSYVPARVARIGIVDRIFTRIGAQDEIHAGRSTFMVEMTETAALLAAATSRSLLILDEIGRGTSTYDGLAIARAVIEFIHNHPRLNAKTLFATHYHELTELEAILPRVRNYNVAVLEEGDHVVFLHKLVPGGADRSYGIHVAQLAGMPKAVVSRAREILKDLESGGSDFALPTLHPSPPPRPKGISPNQMALIPETDHPLVAMVKALRVEEMSPLEAMTKLYELQRMARGG; translated from the coding sequence ATGAGTGACGATCTCACGCCGATGCGCCAGCAGTATCTCGATATTAAGGGGCAGTACCCCGATAAACTGCTCCTCTTTCGCTTGGGCGACTTTTATGAGGCATTCGATGGCGATGCCGAGATCATCGCCCGCGAACTTGATCTGACGCTCACCGCCCGCCCGAACAAGAACGGCAAAATCCCTATGGCGGGTGTCCCCCATCACGCCGTAGATGGGTACATTGCCCGCTTGGTGGAAAAAGGATTTCATGTTGTTGTTGCCGACCAAATGGAGCCGCCCGGCAAAAAACTGGTGCGCCGCGAGGTGACTCGCGTGATCACCCCCGGTACGGTGGTTGCTCCAGAGATGTTGGAGCAGCGGCGGAACAACTACCTGCTTGCCCTCTACCCAGAGGCAGATACCGAGGGGAAAACATGGACGCGGGTGGGCATTGCCTACTGTGACATTACAACGGGCGAATTCGCCGCCACCCAGATCGGCGGACGTGATCCTAAAACGGGGGGCGGGCAAGAAGCAACGGTTAGTGTCCTTGAGGAACTTGCCCGTCTAGCGCCTCGCGAAGTGCTGCTCCCCAAAGTGTGGGTAGAGGCGGGCGTTTCGCTCCCCGCCGGCGCATTCCTCACCGCACAACCCGATCAGCGGTTTCTTCTCCCCTTTGCCCAAAAGACGATTCTCACCCACTTTGCCGCCCGCACGCTGGACGGCTTTGGCTTGGGCGATAAACCCCTCGCGGTAGGGGCGGCGGGCGCGATCCTTGCCTACATTGGCGAGACGATGAAGGCAAGCCTCCCCACGATCACGGCGCTGCGTGCCTACGATACCTCTGGTTACATGGTTTTAGATGCCAACACACGCCGCAACCTTGAACTGACCGAAACGATGCGCACCGGGAAAGTGCGCGGATCGCTCTTAGGGATTTTGGATCGCACGGCTACCCCTATGGGCGGGCGTTTGCTGCGGACATGGATTGCTCAGCCTCTCTTGGATGTGGGACGGCTGAATGCCCGTTTGGACGCTGTGACGTGTTTGTTTGAGGAAGGTCGCCGTCGCGCCGAGGTGATCGAGGCATTGAAGCCCATCGCGGATATCGAACGGCTGACCAGCCGCATCCTGAGCAAAATCGCCACCCCCCGCGATCTCTTGGCGTTACAGGGAAGTTTGGGATGTGTTCCAGACTTAAAGCAAGCTATTTTCGATGCGCCAGCGCTCTATAACCTCCGGGATCGCCTTGACCATGTGCCGCACGTCGCCGCACTCATTGAGGCGGCGATCAGTGAGAATCCGCCGAACGTTCTGAATGAGCGGGTGGGGGTAATCCGCCCGGGTTACAGCCCAGAACTCGATCAAATCACGGCGAACACCCGCCATGCCCGCGATTGGATTGCCGATTTGGAAGGGCAGGAACGCCAGCGGACGGGGATTAAATCGCTGAAAGTAGGATTCAACAAGGTCACGGGCTACTACATTGAGGTCAGCCACGCCAACGCCGAGCGCGTGCCGGCGGATTATATCCGCAAGCAAACCCTGACGAATGCCGAACGGTATATCACCCCCGACCTGAAGGACTACGAAACCCTTGTCTTGAACGCCGAAGAACGTATGATCGCGCTGGAGGCGGAACTTTTTCACGCCCTTTGTGCAGAGATCGCCCGCGCCGCCCCCGCCCTACTGATGACAGCGCGGGCGGTGGCGCACCTTGACGCCTTTGCCGCCCTTGCCGAGGTTGCCGTTCGAGAAGGCTACTCTCGCCCAGAGATCACAACGGACGATGTGCTAATCATACAGGATGGGCGTCATCCCGTCGTTGAAAAACTCTTAGAAGGTGCGCCCTACATCCCCAACGATCATCATTTTGACCCCGAACAGCGCGTCCACCTGATCACGGGTCCGAACATGGCCGGAAAATCTACCGCTATTCGGCAGGTGGCTGTGATCACCCTTATGGCACAGGTGGGCAGTTATGTGCCGGCACGGGTGGCGCGGATCGGCATTGTGGATCGCATTTTCACCCGAATCGGGGCGCAAGATGAAATCCACGCTGGGCGCTCTACCTTCATGGTTGAAATGACGGAGACAGCGGCGCTGCTTGCCGCTGCTACATCCCGCAGCTTGCTCATTTTGGACGAAATTGGGCGCGGCACAAGCACCTATGATGGGCTGGCAATCGCCCGCGCCGTCATTGAGTTCATCCACAACCATCCTCGGCTGAATGCTAAAACACTCTTTGCCACACACTACCATGAACTCACGGAGTTAGAGGCAATCCTCCCCCGTGTGCGCAATTACAACGTTGCCGTGCTAGAAGAAGGTGATCATGTGGTATTCTTGCACAAGCTCGTCCCCGGCGGGGCGGATCGCAGCTACGGGATTCACGTTGCACAGCTTGCCGGGATGCCCAAAGCAGTGGTTTCGCGGGCGCGTGAGATTTTAAAGGACTTGGAATCTGGGGGGAGCGATTTCGCCTTGCCCACCCTTCACCCTTCGCCGCCGCCGCGACCAAAGGGCATCTCGCCTAATCAAATGGCGCTCATCCCCGAAACAGACCATCCCCTTGTGGCAATGGTCAAAGCGCTGCGTGTAGAGGAGATGAGTCCGCTGGAGGCAATGACGAAATTGTACGAGTTGCAACGCATGGCACGCGGCGGATAG
- a CDS encoding trypsin-like peptidase domain-containing protein, with amino-acid sequence MRLLKRTLFPTALIITLITGVFLGSSIAPLRVQGEDFTDQQSDLLERLYDMVNPGVVAIDVSVPADLAGDLLPFDQDPQAIPPGQLITAQGAGFVYDSAGHLVTNAHVVENAKQIFVTFADGMTFAATIVGMSTDADLAVIKVDDPRAKFFPLSIGDSDLLKVGQRAVAMGNPFGLANTMTEGIISALNRSLPQSQFRIPYIIQTDAAINPGNSGGPLLNIKGEVIGVNTAIRSQVRQSAGLGFAVPARIVKQIADALIQNGKIAISYLGITGSTLTTDLNELIGLDINFRGVLVSSIMRGGPADQAGLRGSTRTTVVDGQDVPIGGDIITKVNEQEIRVFEDLLGYLFTRTKPGDKVTLTIHRNGETIQLEATLSARPNQP; translated from the coding sequence ATGCGACTTTTGAAGCGAACGCTTTTTCCCACTGCTCTGATCATCACCTTGATCACAGGGGTCTTTCTTGGCAGCAGTATTGCCCCACTACGGGTGCAAGGTGAGGACTTCACCGACCAGCAGTCCGATCTTTTGGAACGCCTTTACGATATGGTCAACCCCGGTGTGGTGGCGATTGATGTCAGCGTGCCGGCAGACTTGGCGGGCGATCTCTTGCCCTTTGACCAAGACCCACAAGCCATTCCGCCTGGTCAGTTAATCACCGCACAAGGGGCTGGCTTCGTCTATGATAGCGCCGGGCATCTTGTGACGAACGCGCATGTCGTGGAAAACGCCAAACAGATTTTCGTCACCTTTGCTGACGGTATGACCTTTGCCGCGACGATTGTCGGGATGTCTACGGACGCCGACCTTGCGGTGATCAAGGTTGATGATCCCCGCGCCAAGTTCTTCCCCCTCAGTATAGGAGACTCAGATTTGCTGAAGGTTGGACAGCGGGCGGTGGCAATGGGCAACCCCTTTGGTTTGGCAAATACGATGACGGAGGGAATCATCAGCGCCCTGAATCGTTCCCTGCCGCAGTCACAATTTCGCATCCCCTATATCATCCAGACCGATGCCGCGATCAACCCAGGCAACAGCGGCGGACCGCTTTTGAACATCAAAGGGGAAGTGATCGGCGTGAACACCGCCATTCGTTCCCAAGTACGCCAATCCGCCGGTTTAGGTTTCGCTGTGCCAGCACGCATTGTCAAACAGATCGCTGACGCCCTCATCCAAAATGGCAAGATCGCCATTTCCTATTTGGGGATCACCGGCAGCACCCTGACCACAGACCTCAACGAACTGATCGGGCTGGACATCAACTTTCGGGGGGTTTTGGTCAGCAGCATTATGCGCGGCGGTCCGGCGGATCAGGCAGGGTTGCGGGGCAGTACACGGACAACAGTGGTTGATGGGCAAGACGTTCCGATTGGTGGGGACATTATTACCAAAGTGAATGAGCAAGAGATTCGCGTTTTCGAGGATTTGCTTGGCTATTTGTTCACCCGCACCAAGCCCGGGGATAAGGTAACGCTGACCATCCACCGCAACGGCGAAACAATCCAACTTGAGGCGACGCTCTCAGCCCGTCCGAACCAACCTTAA
- a CDS encoding GNAT family N-acetyltransferase, giving the protein MRFDDLFHGTLVRLAAMRPEDREHFARWSNDVEYMRLLDDEPMRPRNPDYFQLPRVEDEQNSAFFSIRTIEEDRLIGFCSLFLIEWKNRSCFMGVGIGERGYWGQGFGSEAVDLLVGYAFRELNLNRVGLYVFDHNVRARRAYEKVGFTQEATLRESAFRDGERYDIHIMGILYREWVTKRRTEG; this is encoded by the coding sequence ATGCGTTTTGATGATTTATTTCACGGCACATTGGTCAGGCTGGCGGCAATGCGTCCCGAAGATCGGGAGCATTTTGCCCGTTGGAGCAACGACGTAGAGTACATGCGCTTGCTTGATGATGAGCCAATGCGCCCACGCAACCCTGATTATTTCCAGTTGCCCAGAGTGGAGGATGAGCAAAACAGTGCCTTCTTCAGCATCCGCACGATTGAGGAAGATCGACTGATTGGGTTCTGCTCGCTATTCCTCATTGAGTGGAAAAACCGCTCTTGCTTTATGGGGGTGGGGATCGGGGAGCGCGGCTATTGGGGGCAAGGCTTCGGCTCAGAGGCGGTTGATCTGCTGGTTGGGTATGCCTTTCGAGAGTTGAACTTGAACCGCGTGGGGCTGTATGTGTTTGATCACAATGTTCGGGCGCGAAGGGCATACGAGAAGGTTGGGTTCACCCAAGAGGCAACCTTACGGGAGAGCGCTTTCCGTGATGGAGAGCGTTACGATATTCACATTATGGGTATTTTGTATCGGGAGTGGGTGACAAAGCGCCGGACAGAAGGGTAA
- a CDS encoding phospholipase, producing MTPSDLIHENQPVMTFPEGDAVWETAQGALILLHGRGSDPMDILGLADYITAPLLVYLAPFAAGREWYPNRFIMPIETNEPHLTSALRTVGNIVASVQKKGIPAERIGFLGFSQGACLAAEFVARNPHRYAGLFVLSGGLIGAPGTVFSYPGALAETPVFLGCSDSDPHIPLWRVQESTAAFKALGGAVTERIYPRMGHTINDDEISMVNQLLGGLALPSAQGKDTPTPP from the coding sequence ATGACACCATCCGACCTCATTCACGAGAATCAACCCGTGATGACCTTTCCCGAAGGGGATGCTGTGTGGGAGACAGCGCAAGGGGCGTTGATCTTGCTGCACGGGCGGGGATCAGACCCGATGGATATCTTGGGTTTGGCAGACTATATCACCGCCCCCCTCTTGGTTTACCTTGCCCCCTTTGCGGCAGGGCGGGAATGGTATCCGAATCGCTTCATCATGCCCATCGAAACGAACGAACCACACCTCACCTCTGCCTTGCGGACGGTGGGGAATATCGTTGCCAGCGTTCAGAAAAAGGGGATTCCCGCAGAACGGATTGGATTTCTCGGTTTTTCACAGGGGGCGTGCCTCGCCGCCGAGTTCGTCGCCCGTAACCCGCACCGTTATGCCGGATTGTTCGTCCTCAGTGGCGGGCTGATTGGCGCACCGGGGACGGTGTTCAGTTACCCTGGGGCGCTGGCGGAAACTCCTGTGTTTCTTGGTTGCAGCGATAGTGACCCACACATCCCCCTATGGCGCGTCCAAGAGAGTACGGCGGCGTTCAAGGCGCTTGGCGGGGCGGTCACAGAACGCATCTATCCCCGCATGGGGCATACGATCAATGACGATGAAATCAGCATGGTGAATCAGCTTTTGGGTGGGCTTGCCCTGCCCTCTGCACAGGGGAAGGATACCCCCACACCACCATGA
- a CDS encoding aminopeptidase P family protein: protein MKADIDRWMGEYALDAIIVYGDESPNTMREYLTNRAKAGGMVIKKRGEAPLYIVNPMEIDEAAKSGLTVKTFNDFNFPQIYRKHLGDMSAYRRESWETLLRMAGISGRVGFYGVGEVNTVTEIILNLIDSDLGIEVVAGGDAGALFGKLYETKDEQEVAALRETASLANEVVRRVWEFIAGHKAEMVYDAPLTNAAGEPLTIGAVKAFMKAQEIALGLENPDGAIFAQGRDAAIPHSHGEDAEVLRVGRTIVYDYFPRGAENGYFHDMTRTWCIGMATEEVTTAYDEVMHILRESTAALKLGTPMSTYQVMTCDFFEARGHKTARSHPGTMEGYVHSLGHGIGLNVHESPSLREGSKNIVEAGNILTIEPGLYYPEKGWGIRVEDTVYIDEAGMIHNLTPFRYDLVLPLKG from the coding sequence ATGAAAGCAGATATAGACCGTTGGATGGGCGAATATGCCCTCGATGCAATCATCGTTTATGGCGACGAATCGCCTAACACAATGCGCGAATACCTGACAAACCGCGCCAAAGCGGGTGGGATGGTCATCAAAAAACGGGGTGAAGCGCCGCTTTACATCGTTAACCCCATGGAGATTGACGAGGCGGCAAAGAGCGGGCTGACGGTAAAAACGTTCAACGATTTCAATTTTCCCCAGATTTATCGGAAACATCTCGGTGATATGAGCGCCTATCGCCGCGAATCGTGGGAGACTCTCTTGCGCATGGCGGGCATTAGTGGGCGGGTTGGCTTTTACGGCGTTGGGGAGGTGAACACAGTCACCGAAATCATCCTCAACCTGATCGATAGCGATTTAGGGATTGAGGTCGTCGCCGGAGGGGATGCCGGGGCGCTTTTTGGCAAACTCTACGAGACGAAGGACGAACAGGAGGTTGCCGCCCTACGAGAGACGGCGAGTTTAGCCAACGAGGTTGTGCGGCGTGTGTGGGAGTTCATCGCCGGACACAAGGCGGAGATGGTTTACGATGCGCCGCTGACAAATGCTGCGGGTGAACCCCTGACCATTGGGGCGGTCAAGGCATTCATGAAAGCGCAAGAGATTGCGCTTGGGTTGGAAAATCCCGATGGGGCGATCTTTGCACAGGGGCGCGATGCCGCCATTCCGCACAGCCATGGCGAGGACGCGGAGGTTCTCCGTGTTGGACGGACGATTGTCTATGATTACTTCCCTCGCGGGGCAGAAAATGGCTATTTTCATGACATGACTCGCACGTGGTGCATTGGTATGGCAACAGAGGAAGTGACCACCGCCTACGATGAGGTGATGCACATTTTACGGGAAAGCACCGCCGCCCTAAAGTTGGGAACACCCATGTCTACCTACCAAGTGATGACCTGTGATTTTTTCGAGGCGCGGGGACACAAAACAGCACGGTCACACCCGGGCACCATGGAAGGGTACGTCCATAGTCTAGGGCATGGCATTGGCTTAAATGTCCATGAGTCGCCCTCGCTGCGGGAAGGCTCAAAGAACATTGTTGAGGCAGGGAATATCCTGACCATTGAACCCGGACTGTACTATCCTGAGAAAGGATGGGGTATCCGTGTCGAAGATACCGTCTATATTGATGAGGCAGGTATGATCCACAACTTGACGCCCTTTCGCTATGATTTGGTGCTGCCCCTGAAGGGGTAA